One window of the Rhizobiaceae bacterium genome contains the following:
- a CDS encoding F0F1 ATP synthase subunit B: MDATFWATVALVLFLAIIFYLKVPGMIGRSLDGRAAKIANELEEARKLREESQQLLAEFQRKRKEAEKEAGEIVEAARREAAILVQDAHKKSEEYVARRTAMAEQKIAQAERDAVNEVRSTAVDIAIEAARKILETKVDAGADAALFSSSVQELKSKLN; this comes from the coding sequence ATGGATGCGACATTCTGGGCCACCGTTGCTCTCGTCCTCTTCCTCGCCATCATCTTCTACCTGAAGGTGCCCGGCATGATCGGCAGGTCGCTGGACGGGCGCGCCGCCAAGATCGCCAATGAGCTGGAGGAAGCCCGCAAGCTTCGCGAGGAATCCCAGCAGCTTCTGGCCGAGTTCCAGCGCAAGCGGAAGGAAGCCGAGAAGGAAGCCGGGGAGATCGTCGAGGCTGCCAGGCGTGAAGCGGCGATTCTTGTTCAGGACGCGCACAAGAAGAGCGAGGAGTATGTCGCGCGCCGCACCGCGATGGCCGAGCAGAAGATCGCCCAGGCCGAGCGTGACGCGGTGAACGAAGTCCGCTCGACGGCCGTCGACATCGCGATCGAGGCCGCCCGCAAGATTCTGGAGACCAAGGTCGATGCAGGCGCCGATGCGGCGCTCTTCTCCTCCTCCGTGCAGGAATTGAAGTCGAAGCTCAACTGA
- a CDS encoding pyridoxamine 5'-phosphate oxidase family protein yields MAREENTGKSEQELRERVWELADDIGFCMFVTWDGERQKARPMDAHVDEDAGSVFFLTDVDGGKVDELEEFPEALITFSDKMKFVSMSGRATVSNDRTKIRELFEASSKAWWDSAEDPDIRLITLVPDQAELWDSPNLLISSILMLTAAVTGAKPKLGDHAKVAI; encoded by the coding sequence ATGGCTCGCGAGGAAAATACCGGAAAGTCGGAACAGGAGCTGCGCGAGCGGGTGTGGGAACTCGCCGATGACATCGGATTCTGTATGTTCGTCACCTGGGACGGAGAGAGGCAGAAGGCGCGGCCCATGGATGCGCATGTGGACGAGGACGCCGGTTCGGTCTTCTTCCTGACCGACGTCGACGGCGGCAAGGTCGATGAGCTTGAGGAATTCCCCGAAGCGCTCATCACATTTTCCGACAAGATGAAGTTCGTCAGCATGAGCGGCAGGGCGACCGTGTCGAACGACCGGACCAAGATACGGGAGCTGTTCGAAGCGTCTTCGAAAGCCTGGTGGGATTCGGCGGAAGACCCGGACATCCGTCTGATCACCCTCGTTCCCGATCAGGCCGAGCTGTGGGACAGCCCGAACCTGCTGATATCGAGCATCCTCATGCTCACGGCGGCGGTGACGGGCGCCAAGCCGAAACTCGGCGATCACGCTAAGGTCGCCATCTGA
- a CDS encoding ribonuclease HII has protein sequence MARRTSDSPPLFEMVIRPDFSFEEAAMRDGLAPVAGMDEAGRGPLAGPVVAAAVILDPQKIPAGLDDSKRLTFAQRETLFDEILAKARAVSMASVAAEGIDRINILRASLEAMRRAVCGLHIRPMLALADGRDVPPGLPCPGKALIKGDQRSQSIAAASIVAKVMRDRMMCGCGRADQRYGFEIHMGYATERHRAAIHLHGAVPRLHRTSFAPFRIQADLEEEVAALV, from the coding sequence ATGGCTCGCCGGACTTCCGATTCTCCGCCCCTCTTCGAGATGGTGATCAGACCCGACTTCTCCTTCGAGGAGGCGGCGATGCGGGATGGCCTCGCGCCTGTCGCGGGCATGGACGAGGCAGGTCGCGGACCGCTCGCCGGTCCGGTGGTGGCGGCGGCGGTCATCCTCGATCCGCAAAAAATCCCGGCAGGGCTGGACGATTCGAAGCGACTCACCTTCGCCCAGCGCGAGACGCTGTTCGACGAGATTCTGGCGAAGGCCCGGGCGGTATCCATGGCGTCGGTGGCGGCGGAGGGCATCGACCGGATCAACATACTGCGAGCCAGCCTCGAGGCCATGCGCCGCGCCGTCTGCGGCCTGCACATACGGCCCATGCTGGCGCTGGCCGACGGCCGCGACGTGCCGCCGGGCCTGCCATGCCCGGGCAAGGCGCTGATCAAGGGCGACCAGCGTTCCCAGTCCATCGCGGCGGCTTCCATCGTCGCCAAGGTGATGCGGGACCGCATGATGTGCGGATGCGGTCGCGCCGACCAGCGCTACGGCTTCGAGATCCATATGGGCTATGCGACCGAACGCCATCGCGCCGCCATCCATCTCCACGGCGCCGTGCCGAGGCTCCACCGGACCTCCTTCGCTCCGTTTCGCATACAGGCCGATCTGGAAGAGGAAGTGGCCGCCCTCGTCTGA
- a CDS encoding PA0069 family radical SAM protein, whose amino-acid sequence MEQIVRADIAAFGAGRADMANAMIEESGLRVRPERNRGRSAGINPSGRYEPTARVAFDDGWNSLEELPPFKTEVQVEKPRTIITRNDSPDISFDRSINPYRGCEHGCVYCFARPTHAYMGLSPGLDFESKLFAKPDAARLLERELGKPGYQPRTIAIGTNTDPYQPIEKQYRIMREVLEVLESRRHPVGIVTKSALVTRDIDILARMAEKKLAKVALSVTTLDGKLARTMEPRASTPSKRLEAMRRLHEAGIPVSVMVAPIVPGLNDSEIERILESAQAQGAAEAGYVILRLPLEVAPIFKDWLLRHYPDKYRHVMSLVRSMRDGKDYDSEWSKRMKGTGPYAWQIGRRFEIAAKRLGLNVEKRPLRNDLFLGGDRESEQLILI is encoded by the coding sequence ATGGAACAGATCGTGCGCGCCGATATTGCAGCTTTCGGAGCAGGACGCGCAGATATGGCAAACGCGATGATCGAAGAGAGCGGCCTGAGGGTGAGGCCCGAGCGCAACCGCGGCAGGTCCGCCGGCATCAATCCGTCGGGCAGATACGAGCCGACCGCGCGCGTGGCCTTCGACGACGGGTGGAATTCTCTCGAGGAGCTGCCGCCCTTCAAGACCGAAGTGCAGGTCGAAAAGCCGCGCACCATCATCACCCGCAACGATTCGCCGGATATTTCCTTCGACCGGTCGATAAATCCGTACCGCGGCTGCGAGCATGGCTGCGTCTACTGCTTCGCGCGCCCCACCCACGCCTATATGGGCCTGTCGCCGGGACTCGACTTCGAATCGAAGCTGTTTGCCAAGCCGGATGCGGCGCGGCTTCTGGAACGGGAACTCGGCAAACCCGGATACCAGCCGCGCACCATCGCCATCGGCACCAACACCGATCCCTATCAGCCGATCGAGAAGCAGTACCGCATCATGCGCGAGGTGCTGGAAGTGCTCGAATCGCGCCGGCATCCGGTCGGCATCGTGACCAAGTCGGCGCTGGTGACGCGCGACATCGACATCCTCGCCCGCATGGCCGAGAAGAAGCTGGCCAAGGTCGCCCTCTCGGTGACGACGCTCGACGGCAAGCTGGCGCGGACGATGGAGCCGCGCGCCTCGACCCCGTCGAAGCGGCTGGAGGCGATGCGGCGGTTGCACGAGGCCGGCATTCCGGTGTCGGTGATGGTGGCGCCGATCGTTCCGGGACTCAACGATTCGGAAATCGAGCGCATCCTGGAGTCGGCCCAGGCCCAGGGCGCGGCCGAAGCGGGCTATGTCATCCTGCGCCTGCCGCTGGAGGTCGCGCCGATCTTCAAGGACTGGCTGCTCAGGCATTATCCGGACAAGTACCGGCACGTGATGTCGCTAGTCCGCTCGATGCGCGACGGCAAGGATTACGATTCGGAGTGGAGCAAGCGGATGAAAGGCACGGGGCCTTATGCCTGGCAGATCGGCAGGCGCTTCGAGATCGCGGCCAAGCGGCTCGGGCTGAATGTGGAGAAACGCCCGCTGCGCAACGATCTTTTTCTCGGCGGAGACAGGGAGAGCGAACAACTCATCCTGATCTGA
- a CDS encoding glycosyl transferase family 2, which yields MLTVLIETKNSEEGLARTLASLVSGAIEGVVRDVIVCDRGSADQTHRVAEHAGCHLVAAGLAAAIRQAKSEWLLILEPGARLAEGWIEPVLIHVERQSMPARFTPSRAARASFLARVFSRKRALANGLLIAKGQAASLALKARGTEEMARGLSAKRLTAEIITAAR from the coding sequence ATGCTGACCGTTCTGATCGAGACGAAGAACAGCGAGGAAGGATTGGCGCGCACGCTGGCGTCGCTCGTTTCCGGAGCCATAGAGGGTGTCGTGCGCGACGTGATCGTTTGCGACCGTGGCTCGGCCGATCAGACGCACCGCGTCGCGGAGCATGCGGGCTGTCATCTCGTCGCGGCCGGCCTCGCCGCCGCCATAAGGCAGGCAAAGAGCGAGTGGCTGCTGATCCTGGAGCCCGGCGCAAGACTTGCGGAAGGCTGGATTGAACCGGTGCTCATCCATGTCGAGCGCCAGTCCATGCCCGCGCGCTTCACGCCGTCGAGGGCGGCGCGGGCATCCTTTCTTGCGCGCGTCTTTTCGCGGAAGCGGGCGCTGGCCAATGGGCTGCTGATTGCGAAAGGACAGGCGGCGTCTCTTGCCCTGAAGGCGCGCGGCACGGAGGAAATGGCGCGCGGCCTGTCGGCCAAGCGGCTGACCGCCGAAATCATCACCGCAGCGCGCTAA
- a CDS encoding class I SAM-dependent methyltransferase, producing the protein MKPTSTFVAGSGDGYEQVMGRWSRRLATPFLDFAGVADAERVLDAGCGTGSLTFSLAGRMDGGWIDAVDLSEIYVGHAAERNADPRISFAAADICALPYDAATFDRVLSMLVLHFVPEPQRAVNELRRVARPGATVAATVWDVRGGFVANRMFYDTAAAVDAEGARRRARNFTRPMTRPGELASSWREAGFIDIREASLMIRMEFSCFDDYWAPYSGKDGPGAEYMATLDDAARQRIGTLVRDAYLDGEADGPRSYAAVAWAVSGRVPG; encoded by the coding sequence ATGAAGCCGACATCAACCTTCGTTGCGGGGAGCGGAGACGGCTACGAACAGGTGATGGGTCGCTGGAGCAGGCGCCTAGCAACTCCCTTTCTCGATTTCGCCGGGGTGGCCGATGCCGAACGCGTGCTCGATGCGGGCTGCGGCACCGGCAGCCTGACCTTTTCGCTGGCCGGGCGCATGGATGGAGGTTGGATCGACGCCGTCGATCTTTCGGAGATCTATGTCGGACACGCCGCGGAGCGCAACGCCGATCCCCGCATCAGTTTCGCGGCCGCCGACATATGCGCGCTTCCCTATGATGCGGCGACTTTCGACCGCGTGCTTTCCATGCTGGTGCTGCACTTCGTGCCCGAGCCGCAGCGCGCGGTGAACGAATTGCGGCGCGTGGCCAGACCCGGCGCGACCGTCGCGGCGACGGTCTGGGACGTGCGCGGCGGCTTCGTCGCCAACCGCATGTTCTACGATACGGCCGCCGCCGTCGACGCGGAGGGCGCCCGCCGCCGCGCCAGAAACTTCACCCGGCCGATGACGCGGCCCGGAGAATTGGCTTCCTCCTGGCGCGAGGCCGGATTCATCGACATTCGCGAAGCCTCGCTGATGATCCGCATGGAGTTTTCGTGTTTCGATGACTACTGGGCGCCTTATTCGGGAAAGGATGGCCCGGGCGCGGAATATATGGCGACCCTCGACGATGCGGCGCGCCAGCGCATCGGTACGCTGGTCAGGGACGCCTATCTCGACGGAGAGGCGGACGGTCCTCGATCCTATGCCGCCGTGGCGTGGGCGGTTTCGGGCCGCGTGCCGGGTTGA
- the moaB gene encoding molybdenum cofactor biosynthesis protein B, with product MARMDETRPFMPVGIAVLTVSDTRSLADDKSGQTLADRIVEAGHVLAARDIVTDDIERIRERVLGWSRDPEIDVVITTGGTGFTGRDVTPEALEPIFEKRMDGFSEVFHRISYDKIGTSTIQSRATGGVVNATFVFVLPGSPGACKDAWDSILKAQLDYRHMPCNFVEIMPRLDEHLRRGGK from the coding sequence ATGGCACGCATGGACGAGACACGCCCCTTCATGCCTGTGGGCATCGCTGTTCTGACGGTGTCCGACACCCGTTCGCTGGCGGACGACAAATCCGGCCAGACGCTGGCTGACCGCATCGTCGAAGCTGGACACGTCCTTGCCGCGCGCGACATCGTCACCGACGACATCGAAAGGATCAGGGAAAGGGTGCTGGGCTGGTCGAGGGACCCCGAGATCGACGTGGTGATCACCACCGGCGGCACCGGCTTTACCGGCCGCGACGTGACGCCGGAGGCGCTGGAGCCGATCTTCGAGAAGCGCATGGACGGCTTTTCGGAGGTCTTCCACCGCATCTCCTACGACAAGATCGGCACGTCCACGATCCAGAGCCGCGCGACCGGCGGCGTCGTCAACGCCACCTTCGTCTTCGTCCTGCCGGGCTCCCCCGGTGCCTGCAAGGACGCCTGGGACAGCATCCTCAAGGCCCAGCTCGACTATCGGCACATGCCCTGCAACTTCGTGGAGATCATGCCGCGGCTGGACGAACACCTGCGGCGCGGCGGCAAGTAG
- a CDS encoding 4-(cytidine 5'-diphospho)-2-C-methyl-D-erythritol kinase, with the protein MDQQTSSLAHLAPAKINLALHVTGQRADGYHLLESLVVFTRFGDRVTVEPAGEDGFVVTGPYAADVPADSSNLMIRARDALREAAHHPEPVRITLEKNLPVASGVGGGSSDAAAVLQALDRHWHLDLGGAKLAGIAVSLGADVPMCLAATPLVARGIGEVLSPVDDFPALALVLVNPGTSVSTADVFGRLQRRDNPPLPALPAHFDFHTIRNWLDITRNDLEAPARSIDPTIGVVLAALDRAGSGFSRMSGSGGTCFGLFETNNVAKRAAAAIRSRHPEWFVAATRSIPSGTGQ; encoded by the coding sequence GTGGACCAGCAGACCAGTTCGCTCGCGCATCTGGCACCGGCGAAGATCAACCTCGCCCTGCATGTGACAGGGCAGCGCGCCGACGGCTATCACCTGCTCGAAAGCCTTGTCGTCTTCACCCGCTTTGGCGACCGGGTGACGGTCGAGCCGGCCGGGGAGGACGGGTTTGTCGTCACCGGTCCCTATGCTGCGGATGTTCCGGCAGATAGTAGCAATCTGATGATCCGGGCGCGCGACGCGTTGCGGGAGGCTGCACACCACCCCGAACCCGTCAGGATCACCCTCGAAAAGAACCTGCCCGTCGCGTCGGGTGTCGGCGGCGGCTCCAGCGACGCGGCCGCCGTATTGCAGGCCCTCGACCGCCACTGGCATCTCGATCTTGGCGGGGCGAAACTCGCCGGCATCGCCGTTTCGCTCGGTGCTGACGTGCCCATGTGCCTGGCCGCAACGCCGCTGGTCGCGCGCGGCATCGGCGAGGTGCTTTCGCCCGTCGACGATTTTCCGGCGCTCGCCCTCGTGCTCGTCAATCCCGGCACCTCGGTCTCGACCGCCGACGTATTCGGCAGGCTGCAGCGGCGCGACAATCCGCCCTTGCCGGCGCTGCCCGCACATTTCGATTTCCATACGATCCGCAACTGGCTCGACATCACCCGCAACGATCTGGAAGCCCCTGCCCGCTCGATCGATCCCACCATCGGCGTGGTCCTCGCCGCTCTGGACCGCGCCGGCTCGGGCTTCTCGCGCATGTCGGGCTCGGGCGGAACCTGCTTCGGCCTGTTCGAAACCAACAATGTGGCCAAGCGCGCCGCCGCCGCCATTCGCAGCCGTCATCCGGAATGGTTCGTGGCCGCGACACGCAGTATTCCCTCGGGAACCGGACAATGA
- a CDS encoding S49 family peptidase — MKRFFRRLLPRWMRSDAVTIPVVRLNGTIMSGGGPLRQTLSLASTAGLLEKAFSMEAPAVAISINSPGGSPVQSRLVFKRIRDLAKEKNRTVLMFVEDVAASGGYMIAIAGDEIFVDPSSIVGSIGVISSSFGFTELMEKIGVERRVHTAGRNKSILDPFQPEKQEDVERLKALQLEIHDVFIDLVKSRRGAKLKDDPDIFTGLFWAGQRAVELGLADGLGDMRAVLKERYGEKTRLRLVSAPRGLFGRKFNLFGVRGEAEAGGIAGAAASGLIQAIEDRVLWARFGL; from the coding sequence TTGAAGCGTTTCTTCAGACGCCTGCTGCCCAGATGGATGCGCAGCGACGCCGTGACAATCCCGGTCGTCCGCCTGAACGGCACGATCATGAGCGGCGGCGGCCCCTTGCGCCAGACGCTGTCGCTCGCCTCGACCGCCGGCCTGCTGGAAAAAGCCTTCTCCATGGAGGCGCCGGCCGTCGCCATCTCGATCAATTCGCCAGGCGGTTCCCCGGTGCAATCCCGCCTTGTTTTCAAGCGCATACGCGATCTTGCGAAGGAAAAGAATCGGACGGTTCTCATGTTCGTCGAGGATGTCGCGGCATCCGGCGGCTACATGATCGCGATCGCCGGCGACGAGATCTTCGTCGATCCCTCGTCCATCGTCGGCTCGATCGGCGTCATCTCCTCCTCATTCGGCTTCACCGAGCTGATGGAAAAGATCGGCGTCGAGCGGCGCGTGCACACGGCCGGCAGGAACAAGTCGATCCTCGATCCCTTCCAGCCGGAAAAGCAGGAGGACGTCGAGCGGCTGAAGGCGCTCCAGCTCGAAATCCACGATGTCTTCATCGATCTCGTCAAGTCGCGGCGCGGCGCGAAGCTCAAGGACGACCCCGACATCTTCACCGGCCTGTTCTGGGCCGGCCAGCGGGCGGTGGAACTGGGGCTGGCCGACGGGCTGGGCGACATGCGCGCGGTGCTCAAGGAACGTTACGGCGAGAAGACGCGGCTGCGGCTCGTATCCGCGCCGCGCGGCCTTTTCGGCCGCAAGTTCAATCTGTTTGGCGTCCGCGGCGAAGCGGAAGCGGGCGGCATAGCGGGCGCGGCGGCGTCCGGGCTGATCCAGGCGATAGAGGACCGCGTGCTTTGGGCTCGGTTCGGACTTTGA
- a CDS encoding methyltransferase, giving the protein MTSDTTLDAFHRGNFWLVQPAKGGHRAGMDAMMLAAAAPAGFAGRLADFGAGAGAAGLAVASRCPSSQVVLVERSPEMAAFARQTLAHPANNHLAGRVDLLEADVTLTGKARVAAGLGDGTFDFAIMNPPFNVKADRATPDILKRSAHVMDDGLFESWLRSAAAVVKPRGGLAIIARPVSLAPLLAALEGRFGGAEIVPVHPRADQKAIRIIVRAVRGSRASLTLSPPLVLHDEGDRFSARADAINNGRASLFGD; this is encoded by the coding sequence ATGACCTCCGACACCACCCTCGACGCCTTCCACAGGGGCAATTTCTGGCTGGTGCAGCCGGCGAAGGGCGGGCATCGGGCCGGCATGGACGCGATGATGCTGGCAGCCGCGGCACCTGCCGGTTTCGCCGGGCGGCTCGCCGATTTCGGCGCTGGCGCGGGCGCGGCCGGGCTTGCCGTCGCGTCGCGCTGTCCGTCGTCGCAGGTGGTGCTGGTGGAGCGTTCCCCGGAGATGGCCGCGTTCGCGCGGCAGACCCTCGCCCATCCCGCCAACAACCATCTTGCCGGGCGCGTGGACCTTCTCGAAGCCGACGTCACGTTGACAGGCAAGGCGCGGGTTGCGGCAGGACTTGGCGACGGGACATTCGACTTCGCCATCATGAACCCGCCCTTCAACGTCAAGGCCGACCGCGCGACGCCCGATATCCTGAAGCGCAGTGCGCATGTCATGGATGATGGATTGTTCGAAAGCTGGCTGCGCAGCGCAGCTGCCGTGGTGAAACCGCGCGGCGGACTGGCGATCATCGCTCGCCCGGTATCGCTCGCACCCCTGCTCGCCGCCCTCGAAGGCCGCTTCGGCGGCGCGGAAATCGTGCCTGTCCATCCGCGCGCCGACCAGAAGGCGATCCGCATCATCGTCAGGGCCGTGCGCGGATCGCGCGCGAGCCTGACCTTGAGCCCGCCGCTCGTGCTGCATGACGAAGGCGACCGCTTTTCCGCCCGGGCCGATGCGATCAACAATGGCCGCGCCTCGCTTTTCGGCGATTGA
- a CDS encoding DUF2007 domain-containing protein: MIELLRTNDAVVISFVQSLLRDAGIDCLVADQNMSVLDGSIGILPRRILVPDTEATEARAILADAGIANEIREG, encoded by the coding sequence ATGATCGAGCTTCTGCGCACCAACGACGCCGTCGTGATTTCCTTCGTCCAGTCGCTGCTGCGCGACGCCGGCATCGACTGTCTGGTAGCCGACCAGAACATGAGCGTGCTCGACGGCTCGATCGGCATCCTGCCGCGCCGCATCCTCGTGCCGGATACTGAAGCGACAGAAGCAAGGGCGATCCTCGCCGACGCGGGTATAGCGAACGAGATACGGGAAGGCTGA